A genomic window from Photobacterium gaetbulicola Gung47 includes:
- a CDS encoding glycosidase (COG0366) → MEHTKTLLAAVLATGCLSSTVYADTILHAFNWKYSDITANAAEIANIGYKKVLVSPTLKSSGTEWWARYQPQDIRVIDSPLGNKTDFQAMIDTLKQHGVEVYADVVLNHMANETWKREDLNYPGAEVLADYAANSEYYAKQTLFGDLSENIFSANDFHPEGCISDWGDPGHVQYWRLCGGEGDRGLPDLDPNNWVVSQQRLYLQALKQMGVTGFRIDAVKHMSQYQIDQVFTAEITAGMHVFGEVITSGGAGDSSYEVFLEPYLNNTDHAAYDFPLFASIRSAFSYDGSMTKLHDPQAYGQALDNARAVTFTITHDIPTNDGFRHQIMDPEDEALAYAYILGKDGGTPLIYSDELPDSEDKDNGRWADVWNKTDMKNMIAFHNAMQGQGMTVLHSDQCLIIFKRGKQGVVGINKCGEERSHTVDTYQHEFNWYQSYQDTLSDATETVSSRYHTFSIPARTARMYML, encoded by the coding sequence ATGGAGCATACAAAAACACTACTCGCAGCCGTTCTTGCTACAGGCTGCCTTTCTTCCACTGTTTATGCTGACACTATTTTGCATGCCTTCAACTGGAAATACTCAGATATTACGGCTAATGCTGCTGAAATTGCCAACATTGGCTACAAAAAGGTTTTGGTTTCACCAACATTAAAATCATCAGGAACTGAGTGGTGGGCTCGCTATCAGCCACAGGATATTCGGGTTATTGATTCTCCTCTGGGTAATAAAACAGATTTTCAAGCAATGATTGATACGCTTAAACAGCACGGCGTAGAAGTTTATGCCGATGTTGTACTGAACCACATGGCGAATGAAACCTGGAAGCGGGAAGACTTGAACTACCCGGGAGCAGAGGTACTTGCAGACTACGCAGCAAATAGCGAATATTATGCGAAACAGACCCTATTTGGCGACTTAAGCGAAAACATTTTCTCTGCAAATGACTTTCATCCTGAAGGGTGTATCTCTGACTGGGGAGACCCAGGTCATGTACAGTACTGGCGCCTGTGTGGGGGAGAAGGTGATCGCGGTTTGCCGGATCTTGACCCGAATAACTGGGTTGTATCGCAGCAGCGACTGTACCTCCAGGCTCTAAAGCAGATGGGGGTAACTGGATTTCGAATTGACGCAGTAAAACACATGAGTCAGTACCAAATAGATCAAGTGTTTACCGCCGAAATTACTGCTGGAATGCATGTGTTTGGTGAAGTCATTACCAGCGGTGGAGCCGGAGATTCAAGTTATGAGGTATTTTTGGAGCCCTACCTCAATAATACCGATCATGCTGCCTATGACTTTCCTCTGTTTGCATCAATCCGTTCTGCGTTCTCTTATGATGGCAGCATGACAAAACTGCATGATCCACAAGCTTATGGCCAGGCACTGGATAACGCTAGAGCAGTCACTTTTACTATTACACATGACATTCCTACCAATGACGGTTTCCGTCATCAGATCATGGATCCTGAAGATGAAGCACTCGCTTATGCTTATATTCTTGGTAAAGATGGGGGAACGCCACTTATTTACAGTGATGAACTACCTGATAGCGAAGATAAAGACAATGGCCGTTGGGCAGATGTCTGGAATAAAACAGATATGAAAAACATGATTGCTTTCCATAATGCTATGCAGGGGCAAGGTATGACGGTACTGCACAGTGACCAGTGCTTAATTATTTTTAAACGTGGTAAGCAAGGCGTTGTCGGAATTAACAAGTGTGGCGAAGAACGCAGCCATACTGTCGATACGTATCAGCATGAATTCAACTGGTATCAGTCTTATCAGGACACGCTTTCTGATGCGACTGAAACGGTAAGCTCTCGTTATCATACGTTCAGTATTCCTGCGCGCACGGCAAGAATGTATATGCTCTAA